In one window of Oryza sativa Japonica Group chromosome 9, ASM3414082v1 DNA:
- the LOC4346691 gene encoding peroxisome biogenesis protein 3-1: protein MLASARGFWGRHRRKILVSLGVAGAGYAAYRYLDSHRRQLVRVEQRALEERAAEEIIKNQLQTHFENVQKISDTTTLPFAMHYLRSRIMEELDISHLTEKLMHGKGESSAPALTPKEKYDTWEKIKILSFTRTVSSIWAMTLLSLYVRVQVTILGRHLYLDFARVTDGAQLQEGSDTFSKSGHKDFLATADYLATYGINALITKMQHAATEILKEKQLKDPMGIDEVLETILQILKQFMGLCEDNSWINYLVPENANVYAQLMAVSSSGFDDSSLLKDVRKLDQLMSETRIVLSSDDFRNIMDRSLKKIASVVVEDLAVQIGAPIPPPGLPLAKLLAKVAQLSLPLLEEPDKNKHIQIIRSMPEVELFYTFLYANMPPET, encoded by the exons ATGCTGGCTTCCGCGAG GGGGTTCTGGGGGCGGCACCGGCGGAAGATACTGGTCTCGCTcggggtcgccggcgccggctacGCCGCGTACAGGTACTTGGACTCGCACCGGAGGCAGCTCGTCCGGGTGGAGCAGCgcgcgctggaggagcgcgccgcCGAGGAGATCATCAAGAACCA ATTGCAGACCCACTTTGAAAATGTGCAGAAGATCTCAGACACGACCACACTGCCTTTTGCTATGCATTATCTCCGTTCAAGGATCATGGAGGAATTGGATATTTCACACCTGACTGAGAAGCTAATGCACGGGAAGGGAGAATCCAGTGCCCCTGCCCTGACACCAAAGGAGAAGTATGACACTTGGGAGAAGATCAAAATTTTGA GTTTCACAAGGACTGTTTCTTCAATATGGGCGATGACGTTGCTTAGCTTATATGTTAGAGTCCAGGTCACCATATTAGGCAGACATCTCTACTTAGATTTTGCTCGTGTTACGGATGGTGCGCAATTACAG GAGGGTTCTGACACCTTTAGCAAAAGCGGGCACAAAGACTTTCTTGCAACTGCTGATTACCTTGCCACATATGGTATCAATGCATTAATTACAAAGATGCAGCATGCTGCAACAGAAATCTTGAAAGA GAAACAACTGAAAGACCCTATGGGCATTGATGAAGTCCTAGAAACAATTTTACAAATATTGAAGCAGTTCATGGGTCTTTGTGAAGATAACTCTTGGATAAACTACCTTGTACCTGAGAATGCCAATGTGTATGCACAGTTGATGGCTGTGTCCAGTAGTGGCTTTGATGATTCTTCACTTCTGAAGGATGTTAGGAAGCTTGATCAGTTAATGTCTGAGACACGTATAGTTTTGTCAAG TGATGATTTCAGAAATATCATGGATAGATCATTGAAGAAGATAGCTAGCGTGGTGGTAGAGGACTTGGCTGTACAGATTGGAGCTCCAATTCCTCCACCTGGATTGCCCTTAGCAAAGCTCTTGGCCAAAGTAGCTCAACTGAGTTTGCCATTGCTCGAGGAGCCAGATAAGAACAAGCACATTCAGATTATCCGAAGTATGCCTGAAGTGGAACTCTTTTACACTTTCCTCTACGCAAACATGCCACCAGAAACATAA
- the LOC9268677 gene encoding GDP-fucose transporter 1 has product MAKQYYATSSLVIGYALCSSLLAIINKYAVTKFGYPALLTALQYLTSAGGVWILGKLGFLCHDPFNLENAKKFAPAAIVFYLAIFTNTNLLYHANVDTFIVFRSLTPLLVAIADTAFRKQPCPSKLTFLSLVVILGGAVGYVITDSAFSLTAYSWALAYLVIITTEMVYIKHIVTNLGLNTWGFVLYNNLLSLMMAPFFWFLTGEYKSLFTAIESRGERWFQVDAFVAVALSCVFGLLISFFGFATRKAISATAFTVTGVVNKFLTVAINVLIWDKHSSPFGLICLLFTIAGGVLYQQSVTKKGITAPQHEPESSEQTKDDNEGIELDEEKQSLVPTSKSSNA; this is encoded by the coding sequence ATGGCGAAACAGTACTACGCAACGAGCAGCCTTGTGATAGGCTATGCATTATGCTCAAGCTTGCTTGCAATCATTAACAAGTATGCCGTCACAAAGTTCGGCTATCCTGCTCTCCTGACTGCATTGCAGTACTTGACATCTGCTGGTGGTGTGTGGATCCTTGGAAAGCTAGGTTTTCTCTGCCATGATCCTTTCAACTTGGAGAATGCCAAGAAATTCGCGCCGGCCGCAATTGTCTTCTACCTTGCCATATTCACCAACACAAACCTCCTCTACCATGCCAATGTCGACACTTTCATAGTGTTCAGATCCTTGACTCCGCTTTTGGTTGCCATCGCTGACACCGCCTTTCGGAAGCAGCCATGTCCTTCCAAGCTCACATTCCTGTCCCTTGTGGTCATATTGGGAGGAGCAGTTGGATATGTGATAACAGATTCAGCATTCAGCCTCACCGCGTACTCGTGGGCGCTTGCTTATCTGGTGATCATAACAACTGAGATGGTGTACATCAAGCACATTGTGACAAATTTGGGGCTCAACACTTGGGGTTTTGTGCTCTACAACAACCTTCTTTCGCTGATGATGGCCCCCTTCTTTTGGTTCTTGACAGGGGAGTACAAATCGCTCTTCACCGCGATAGAATCAAGGGGTGAGAGGTGGTTTCAGGTTGATGCATTTGTGGCGGTGGCATTGTCATGTGTGTTTGGATTGCTCATCAGCTTCTTCGGTTTCGCGACGAGGAAAGCTATCTCAGCAACAGCATTTACAGTGACCGGGGTAGTCAACAAGTTCCTCACCGTGGCGATCAATGTATTGATCTGGGACAAGCACTCGAGCCCGTTCGGTTTGATCTGCTTGCTCTTCACCATTGCTGGTGGAGTTCTCTACCAGCAATCGGTTACAAAGAAAGGAATTACCGCGCCGCAGCATGAACCAGAATCATCTGAGCAAACCAAAGATGACAATGAGGGCATTGAGCTTGATGaggagaaacaaagtttggttCCAACTTCTAAAAGCTCCAATGCTTGA